In a single window of the Agromyces sp. H17E-10 genome:
- a CDS encoding coiled-coil domain-containing protein codes for MPDASAWLPSLVVFGVAAVLAVSGVVALRRAGVRRERRELAAVADAEVRAKQLIVQADDAVRDAEREVSYAEAQFGTATARDTRAAVERAKARLREAFLLQQRLDDAEPDTAADRRGWTARIDDLCRTALSELAVAGDTLAARRRRERGAGDDLPALTEDAAALRRAVDDAATTLARLSSRYDPSALGSARADAERAAAGLAEAEAALAEATTSLEQSRPAAEPLERAADALARARRDLDELAGVEPALAGAADDAGRAAAALGLDVDAARAERDGLDDPDAAADLGTAIAATATVLAERAGYARDPLLDRDRLSAARDRLDAARAAARTSQHRLDGARGALGGAMSIAEGQIAVAGAAIERGGRSVGAAARTRLAEAERQLETARQEADPVAALDAARRASTHANDAEALARYDALGPDALGR; via the coding sequence ATGCCCGATGCCTCCGCATGGTTGCCGTCGCTCGTCGTGTTCGGCGTGGCCGCGGTCCTCGCGGTGTCCGGGGTGGTCGCGCTCCGACGGGCGGGCGTACGCCGGGAGCGACGCGAACTCGCGGCGGTCGCCGACGCGGAGGTCCGCGCGAAGCAGCTGATCGTGCAGGCGGACGACGCCGTTCGCGACGCCGAACGCGAGGTGTCGTACGCCGAGGCGCAGTTCGGCACGGCGACGGCACGCGACACCAGGGCGGCGGTCGAACGGGCGAAGGCGCGGCTGCGGGAGGCCTTCCTGCTGCAGCAGCGGCTCGACGACGCCGAGCCCGACACCGCGGCCGATCGCCGTGGCTGGACGGCCCGCATCGACGACCTCTGCCGTACGGCGCTCAGCGAGCTCGCCGTGGCCGGCGATACGCTCGCGGCGCGCCGACGACGTGAACGGGGAGCGGGTGACGACCTGCCCGCACTGACCGAGGATGCCGCGGCGCTCCGGCGGGCGGTCGACGACGCCGCGACGACGCTCGCACGACTCTCCTCCCGATACGACCCGTCCGCGCTCGGTTCGGCACGGGCCGACGCCGAACGGGCCGCCGCGGGACTCGCGGAGGCCGAGGCGGCGCTCGCCGAGGCGACGACCTCGCTCGAGCAGTCGAGACCGGCTGCCGAGCCGCTCGAGCGCGCGGCCGACGCGCTGGCGCGGGCACGCCGCGACCTCGACGAGCTCGCCGGCGTCGAACCCGCGCTCGCCGGCGCCGCGGACGACGCCGGCCGTGCGGCGGCCGCACTCGGCCTCGACGTCGACGCGGCTCGAGCCGAGCGCGACGGCCTCGACGATCCCGATGCGGCAGCCGACCTGGGTACCGCGATCGCGGCGACGGCGACCGTGCTCGCCGAGCGCGCCGGTTACGCGCGGGACCCGCTGCTCGACCGGGATCGGCTGAGCGCGGCCCGCGATCGTCTCGATGCCGCGCGTGCGGCAGCCCGGACCTCCCAGCATCGGCTCGACGGCGCCCGAGGAGCACTCGGCGGTGCGATGTCGATCGCGGAGGGCCAGATCGCGGTCGCCGGCGCCGCGATCGAGCGCGGCGGTCGTTCGGTCGGGGCGGCCGCCCGCACCCGGCTCGCCGAGGCCGAACGCCAGCTGGAGACGGCGCGGCAGGAGGCCGACCCCGTCGCGGCTCTCGACGCCGCACGCCGCGCGAGCACCCATGCGAACGACGCCGAGGCGCTCGCCCGCTACGACGCGCTCGGCCCGGACGCGCTCGGCCGATAA
- a CDS encoding spermidine synthase, translating into MTNDPSLERRLAVSGHLARLEESRQSPGSWTLYVDGTPQSHVELDKPEWLGFEYVRRIGHAVDLVRPEGAPITAVHLGGGALTLPRYVVATRPGSRQQVIELESELVDLVREHLPLPRGAQLRIRHGDAREVLAKLPGGLDGAVDLVIVDIFSGSRTPAHVTSAEFYGLVVPRLAPGGIVAVNVADGAGLAFARSQAATLSHVFAHVAIAADTGMLKGRRFGNVVMYASDLPLPFDQLPRRLASDPAPAKLVEGEELRRFIAGAPVVTDATAVPSPPPARSIFLAKPGG; encoded by the coding sequence GTGACCAACGACCCCTCGCTCGAACGCCGGCTCGCCGTGAGCGGGCACCTCGCCCGTCTCGAGGAGTCGCGCCAGTCGCCCGGGTCGTGGACGCTCTACGTCGACGGCACCCCCCAGTCGCACGTCGAGCTCGACAAGCCCGAGTGGCTCGGCTTCGAGTACGTGCGCCGCATCGGCCACGCCGTCGACCTCGTGCGCCCAGAGGGTGCGCCGATCACGGCCGTGCACCTCGGCGGCGGGGCGCTGACCCTGCCGCGGTACGTCGTCGCGACCCGGCCGGGCTCGCGCCAGCAGGTGATCGAGCTCGAGTCGGAGCTCGTCGACCTCGTGCGCGAGCACCTGCCGCTGCCGCGCGGCGCGCAACTCCGTATCCGTCACGGTGATGCGCGCGAGGTGCTCGCGAAACTGCCGGGCGGTCTCGACGGCGCGGTCGACCTCGTGATCGTCGACATCTTCTCGGGGTCGCGCACGCCCGCGCACGTGACGAGCGCCGAGTTCTACGGGCTCGTCGTGCCGCGTCTCGCGCCGGGCGGCATCGTCGCGGTGAACGTCGCCGACGGCGCGGGCCTCGCCTTCGCACGGTCGCAGGCGGCGACGCTGTCGCACGTGTTCGCGCACGTCGCGATCGCGGCCGACACGGGCATGCTCAAAGGGCGCCGGTTCGGCAACGTCGTCATGTACGCATCCGACCTGCCGCTGCCGTTCGACCAGCTGCCCCGCCGGCTCGCGAGCGATCCCGCGCCCGCGAAGCTCGTCGAGGGCGAGGAGCTCCGGCGCTTCATCGCGGGCGCGCCCGTCGTGACCGACGCGACCGCCGTGCCGTCACCGCCGCCGGCGCGCTCGATCTTCCTGGCGAAGCCGGGCGGCTGA
- a CDS encoding 5-oxoprolinase subunit C family protein, whose product MRRLVVEASGPLVLVEDLGRPGYARLGVAGSGALDRGAARLANRLVGNPDSAAILEVLMGGFRARVVGGDTWLAVAGAWGPVTVDGRPVAPYSAVRAVDGAVVELGQARRGLRYVLAVRGGIDEPPVLGSRSRDTLAGLGPDPVAAGRELAIGADPAASVPVLDQEAAFAPPADAVTIALGPGPRTDWFTDAARAALFEVPWRVSERADRVGVRLVGPALERRVTGELASEATVPGSIQVSGDGQPTILGADRPVTGGYPVIAVVAPDSLDAVAQLRPGQELRFRHA is encoded by the coding sequence ATGCGCCGGCTCGTCGTCGAGGCTTCCGGACCCCTCGTGCTCGTCGAAGACCTCGGCCGACCCGGGTACGCCCGTCTCGGGGTCGCCGGGTCGGGCGCCCTCGACAGGGGTGCCGCACGTCTCGCGAACCGGCTCGTCGGCAATCCCGACTCGGCGGCGATCCTCGAGGTGCTCATGGGCGGCTTCCGTGCGCGCGTCGTCGGCGGTGACACGTGGCTCGCCGTCGCCGGCGCGTGGGGGCCGGTCACGGTCGACGGCCGCCCGGTCGCGCCGTACTCCGCGGTGCGCGCCGTCGACGGTGCCGTCGTCGAGCTCGGCCAGGCGCGGCGCGGGCTGCGCTACGTGCTCGCCGTGCGCGGCGGCATCGATGAGCCGCCCGTGCTCGGCTCCCGCTCGCGCGACACCCTCGCGGGCCTCGGACCCGACCCCGTGGCGGCGGGGCGCGAGCTCGCGATCGGCGCCGACCCCGCGGCATCCGTGCCCGTGCTCGACCAGGAGGCGGCGTTTGCGCCGCCGGCCGATGCGGTGACCATCGCGCTCGGGCCGGGGCCGCGGACCGACTGGTTCACCGACGCCGCGCGCGCCGCGCTGTTCGAGGTGCCGTGGCGCGTTTCGGAGCGGGCCGACCGGGTGGGGGTGCGCCTCGTCGGGCCGGCGCTCGAGCGGCGGGTGACGGGCGAACTCGCGAGCGAGGCGACCGTGCCGGGCTCGATCCAGGTGTCGGGCGACGGGCAGCCGACGATCCTCGGCGCCGACCGTCCGGTCACGGGCGGGTACCCGGTGATCGCGGTCGTCGCGCCGGACTCCCTCGACGCGGTGGCGCAGTTGCGGCCGGGGCAGGAGCTGCGGTTCCGGCACGCGTGA
- a CDS encoding PQQ-dependent sugar dehydrogenase: protein MRTRAIGAAGSHAALPGAAAVVALALVVAGCTTHEPVAGPTGWSPTPSPSAASPSTPAPTPVEPLVPAGDVSVVAEGLDAPWSIALVPGGAGNRPAGVLVSERDRGDVVEVLADGSLRVAGTVPGVAAAGEGGLLGLAIRSVDGGLELYAYLTTADDNRIVRMPLTGSAGGFALGHAEPVLTGIPKAGNHDGGRIAFGPDGMLYATTGDAGVRDAAQDPASLSGKILRMTPDGEPAPGNPFGSLVYTLGHRNPQGIAWDAAGRMWAAEFGQDTWDELNRIEAGANYGWPVVEGAAGDPRFVDPVAQWATSEASPSGLAVIGDTLFLAALRGERIWTVAPASATAPAATPWFAGEYGRIRDVARSPDGALWFLTNNTDGRGSPRDGDDRLMSVGLAPAG from the coding sequence ATGCGAACGCGAGCGATCGGAGCGGCCGGGTCCCACGCGGCCCTGCCCGGTGCGGCCGCGGTCGTCGCGCTCGCGCTCGTCGTCGCGGGCTGCACGACGCACGAACCCGTCGCCGGGCCCACGGGCTGGAGCCCGACGCCCTCGCCGTCGGCAGCCTCGCCGTCGACACCCGCACCGACCCCCGTCGAGCCGCTCGTGCCCGCCGGCGACGTCTCGGTCGTCGCCGAGGGGCTCGACGCGCCGTGGTCGATCGCGCTCGTGCCGGGCGGTGCCGGGAACCGTCCGGCGGGCGTGCTCGTCTCCGAGCGCGACCGCGGCGACGTCGTCGAGGTACTCGCCGACGGGAGTCTCCGCGTCGCCGGCACCGTTCCGGGCGTCGCGGCCGCGGGCGAGGGCGGACTGCTCGGCCTCGCGATCCGCTCCGTCGACGGCGGGCTCGAGCTCTACGCGTATCTCACGACCGCCGACGACAACCGCATCGTGCGCATGCCGCTCACGGGCAGCGCCGGCGGGTTCGCGCTCGGCCATGCCGAACCCGTGCTCACGGGCATCCCCAAGGCGGGCAACCACGACGGCGGACGCATCGCCTTCGGCCCCGACGGCATGCTCTACGCGACGACGGGCGACGCCGGAGTGCGCGACGCGGCGCAGGACCCGGCATCCCTCTCGGGCAAGATCCTGCGCATGACGCCCGACGGCGAGCCGGCGCCGGGCAACCCGTTCGGCAGCCTCGTCTACACGCTCGGCCACCGCAATCCGCAGGGCATCGCCTGGGATGCTGCGGGGCGGATGTGGGCCGCGGAGTTCGGCCAGGACACCTGGGACGAGCTCAACCGCATCGAGGCGGGGGCGAACTACGGCTGGCCCGTCGTGGAGGGCGCCGCGGGCGACCCGCGTTTCGTCGATCCCGTCGCGCAGTGGGCGACGAGCGAGGCCAGCCCGAGCGGGCTCGCGGTGATCGGCGACACGCTCTTCCTCGCGGCGCTGCGCGGCGAGCGGATCTGGACGGTGGCGCCCGCGAGCGCGACCGCCCCCGCGGCGACGCCGTGGTTCGCCGGCGAGTACGGGCGCATCCGCGACGTGGCCCGGTCGCCCGACGGAGCCCTGTGGTTCCTCACGAACAACACCGACGGGCGGGGCTCGCCCCGCGACGGCGACGACCGGCTGATGTCGGTCGGGCTCGCGCCGGCCGGCTGA
- a CDS encoding SprT-like domain-containing protein yields MADLERVRRWAEALIVLHLDPAVWSFGFDNAKKRAGLCNYTAKHISVSRYLAARYDDDEVHQILLHEVAHALAGPRAGHGPKWASIAAGLGFVGRRTHDGEVAHELAPWVGRCPAGHEHYRYREPTRQLSCGLCRRGFDTANLIVWHHREITAAVRRRAASAAAG; encoded by the coding sequence ATGGCGGATCTCGAGCGGGTCAGGCGGTGGGCCGAGGCGCTCATCGTGCTGCACCTCGACCCGGCGGTCTGGAGCTTCGGGTTCGACAACGCGAAGAAGCGTGCGGGGCTCTGCAACTACACGGCCAAGCACATCTCCGTCTCGCGATACCTCGCGGCCCGCTACGACGACGACGAGGTGCACCAGATCCTGCTGCACGAGGTCGCACACGCCCTCGCCGGCCCGCGCGCCGGGCACGGTCCGAAGTGGGCGTCCATCGCCGCGGGCCTCGGCTTCGTCGGGCGGCGTACCCACGACGGCGAGGTCGCGCACGAGCTCGCCCCGTGGGTCGGCCGTTGCCCGGCCGGGCACGAGCACTACCGCTATCGCGAGCCCACCCGCCAGCTCAGCTGCGGCCTGTGCCGGCGCGGGTTCGACACCGCGAACCTCATCGTGTGGCACCACCGCGAGATCACGGCCGCCGTGCGCCGCCGTGCCGCGAGCGCGGCCGCGGGCTGA
- a CDS encoding 2-phosphosulfolactate phosphatase: MTTSTPDDAPAPDAHAPFAQAKYQIRFDWGIAGAERVLPGVHAVVVVDALSFTTSVVVAAEHGIAVAPWPAGEEARAGAAAFAAAHGGIVAVSRRAGPSTTGHVHPTLSPESWAGVEASTVVVPSPNGGAIAHALGDRDVVVVAASMRNRSAVADRLVALQAERGERLVIAIVAAGEREHAAGHGAGADAGGAAVRFAVEDLIVAGAVVDALVARGIDHTSPEAAVACAAFEGLSRATGHLISASGSGVELRGIGFAGDARLAAERDVTEVVPVLRDGVFVVG; this comes from the coding sequence ATGACCACGAGCACGCCCGACGACGCCCCGGCGCCCGACGCCCACGCGCCCTTCGCCCAGGCGAAGTACCAGATCCGCTTCGACTGGGGCATCGCGGGCGCCGAGCGCGTGCTCCCGGGGGTGCATGCGGTCGTGGTCGTCGACGCGCTCTCGTTCACGACGTCCGTCGTCGTCGCCGCCGAGCACGGCATCGCCGTCGCGCCCTGGCCGGCCGGCGAGGAGGCACGCGCCGGAGCAGCGGCGTTCGCCGCCGCCCACGGCGGCATCGTCGCGGTCTCGCGCCGCGCCGGCCCGAGCACGACCGGGCACGTCCACCCCACACTCTCGCCCGAGAGCTGGGCCGGGGTCGAGGCATCCACCGTCGTGGTGCCCTCGCCGAACGGCGGTGCGATCGCGCACGCCCTCGGCGACCGCGACGTCGTCGTCGTCGCCGCGTCGATGCGCAACCGCAGCGCGGTCGCCGACCGGCTCGTCGCGCTGCAGGCCGAGCGCGGCGAACGGCTCGTGATCGCGATCGTCGCGGCCGGCGAGCGCGAGCACGCGGCCGGGCACGGCGCCGGTGCCGACGCCGGAGGCGCTGCAGTGCGCTTCGCCGTCGAGGACCTCATCGTCGCGGGCGCCGTCGTCGACGCCCTCGTGGCCCGCGGCATCGATCACACTTCGCCCGAGGCGGCCGTCGCGTGCGCCGCGTTCGAGGGCCTCTCGCGGGCGACGGGCCATCTCATCAGCGCCTCCGGCAGCGGCGTCGAGCTGCGCGGGATCGGGTTCGCGGGCGACGCGCGCCTGGCCGCCGAGCGCGACGTGACCGAGGTCGTGCCCGTGTTGCGCGACGGCGTGTTCGTCGTCGGCTGA
- a CDS encoding glycoside hydrolase family 10 protein: MPLAQPHDRHDRPIDAGAAPDLAPPATPGLGRRGFLTLAVAGVAASAFTVTVGSLAAPPAFAADTDGSTGALAATGPRKRELRAMWISSVVNIDWPSRTGLTADEQRAEFLHWLDVAEAFNLNAVFVQVRPTADAFWPSPLEPWSQYLTGVQGQDPGYDPLAFIVAEAHARNLELHAWYNPYRVSMQADPAKLVPEHPARVHPDWVWAYGGKLYFDPGLPEAQEHIQRAILHSVEHYDLDGVHFDDYFYPYPVVGQTIPDAATFAAHGTGFDDIADWRRHNVDTFVSSISERIKALKPWVKFGISPFGIWRNRATDPLGSDTGGSQSYDLQFADTRKWVLEGWLDYINPQIYWQIGLAVADYAKLVPWWADVAATSGTHFYVGEALYKVTSGVFTDPAELSNHLAFDRVVSEQGAPVHGNVYFSAKHVPADPQGSMSRVLADHYSRPAIVPAMEWLPATDVRVPVIADPERTTAGIALQWSDAAPRARRATSFAIYRVEGAAAAIDVEDAANLVATVRAVSGVVQRWVDASAEADHAYTYAVTALDRVWNESGPSRVAAIG, encoded by the coding sequence ATGCCCCTCGCCCAGCCGCACGACCGCCACGACCGCCCGATCGACGCGGGGGCCGCACCGGATCTCGCACCGCCTGCCACGCCCGGCCTCGGCCGCCGCGGGTTCCTCACCCTCGCCGTCGCCGGGGTCGCCGCGTCGGCCTTCACCGTCACGGTGGGCTCGCTCGCCGCGCCCCCGGCGTTCGCGGCCGACACTGACGGGAGCACCGGTGCGCTCGCGGCGACCGGCCCCCGCAAGCGCGAGCTGCGCGCCATGTGGATCTCCTCGGTCGTCAACATCGACTGGCCGAGCCGCACAGGCCTCACCGCCGACGAGCAGCGCGCCGAGTTCCTGCACTGGCTCGACGTCGCCGAGGCGTTCAACCTCAACGCCGTGTTCGTGCAGGTCCGCCCGACGGCCGACGCGTTCTGGCCGAGTCCGCTCGAGCCGTGGTCGCAGTACCTCACGGGAGTGCAGGGGCAGGACCCGGGCTACGACCCGCTCGCCTTCATCGTCGCCGAGGCGCACGCCCGCAACCTCGAGCTGCACGCCTGGTACAACCCGTACCGCGTCTCGATGCAGGCCGACCCCGCGAAACTCGTGCCCGAGCACCCGGCGCGCGTGCACCCCGACTGGGTGTGGGCGTACGGCGGCAAGCTCTACTTCGACCCCGGACTCCCCGAGGCGCAGGAGCACATCCAGCGGGCCATCCTGCACTCGGTCGAGCACTACGACCTCGACGGCGTGCACTTCGACGACTACTTCTACCCGTATCCCGTCGTCGGGCAGACGATTCCCGATGCCGCGACGTTCGCCGCCCACGGCACCGGCTTCGACGACATCGCCGACTGGCGCCGGCACAACGTCGACACCTTCGTGAGCTCGATCTCCGAGCGCATCAAGGCGCTGAAGCCGTGGGTGAAGTTCGGCATCAGCCCGTTCGGCATCTGGCGCAACCGGGCCACCGACCCGCTCGGCTCCGACACGGGCGGCTCGCAGTCGTACGACCTGCAGTTCGCCGACACCCGCAAGTGGGTGCTCGAGGGCTGGCTCGACTACATCAACCCGCAGATCTACTGGCAGATCGGCCTCGCCGTCGCCGACTACGCGAAGCTCGTGCCGTGGTGGGCCGACGTCGCCGCGACGAGCGGCACCCACTTCTACGTGGGCGAGGCGCTCTACAAGGTGACCTCGGGCGTCTTCACCGACCCGGCCGAGCTCTCGAACCACTTGGCCTTCGACCGCGTGGTGAGCGAGCAGGGCGCTCCCGTGCACGGCAACGTCTACTTCTCGGCGAAGCACGTGCCGGCCGACCCGCAGGGCTCGATGTCGCGCGTGCTCGCCGACCACTACTCGCGCCCCGCGATCGTGCCCGCCATGGAGTGGCTGCCCGCGACCGACGTGCGCGTGCCCGTCATCGCCGACCCCGAGCGCACCACGGCCGGCATCGCCCTGCAGTGGTCCGACGCCGCACCGCGCGCGCGCCGCGCGACCTCGTTCGCGATCTACCGCGTCGAAGGCGCCGCTGCGGCGATCGACGTCGAGGACGCCGCGAACCTCGTGGCGACGGTGCGGGCCGTCTCGGGCGTCGTGCAGCGATGGGTGGATGCCTCGGCCGAGGCCGACCACGCGTACACGTACGCCGTGACCGCGCTCGACCGGGTCTGGAACGAGAGCGGCCCGAGCCGCGTGGCCGCGATCGGCTGA
- a CDS encoding CGNR zinc finger domain-containing protein, whose protein sequence is MPVSTVTIPIGQWLVPAEGVRWWFDSGSVALDFATTGAIGGAAASAGVERFHSPDDLTDWLRERFPVAVGQARSRDLFDAVALRDAIARMAVAASRGESARAGDIDLVNLYAATPDVPPALGGGSRQAGRSVHTVPQALSTIARDAVDLFSPANVERIRECSGDDCEIVYLDTSRAATRRWCSMQRCGNRAKVRAHRARKSGRNSRIGSAIAAAAQVTLPEPALAQPTLTEPVLAEAVPATPALTEPARTEPAPVEPDRAA, encoded by the coding sequence ATGCCCGTCTCCACCGTCACGATCCCCATCGGGCAATGGCTCGTTCCCGCCGAAGGCGTCAGATGGTGGTTCGACTCGGGCTCGGTCGCACTCGATTTCGCGACGACGGGCGCGATCGGCGGAGCCGCCGCATCGGCCGGCGTCGAGCGCTTCCACTCCCCCGACGATCTCACCGACTGGCTGCGCGAGCGGTTCCCCGTCGCCGTCGGCCAGGCACGCTCGCGCGACCTGTTCGACGCGGTCGCCCTTCGCGATGCGATCGCCCGCATGGCGGTGGCGGCGAGCCGGGGCGAGTCGGCGCGTGCGGGCGACATCGACCTCGTGAACCTCTATGCGGCCACGCCCGACGTGCCGCCCGCGCTCGGCGGCGGTTCGCGCCAGGCCGGTCGGTCGGTGCACACCGTGCCCCAGGCGCTGTCGACGATCGCACGAGACGCGGTCGACCTGTTCTCGCCGGCCAACGTCGAGCGCATCCGCGAGTGCTCCGGCGACGACTGCGAGATCGTCTACCTCGACACCTCGCGCGCGGCGACGCGGCGCTGGTGCTCGATGCAGCGCTGCGGCAACCGGGCGAAGGTGCGGGCCCACCGTGCGCGCAAGAGCGGGCGCAACTCACGCATCGGCTCCGCGATCGCGGCGGCCGCGCAGGTCACCCTGCCCGAGCCTGCGCTCGCACAACCCACGCTCACGGAGCCGGTGCTCGCGGAGGCGGTGCCCGCGACGCCGGCCCTCACGGAGCCCGCTCGCACCGAACCGGCACCGGTCGAACCCGACCGAGCCGCCTGA
- a CDS encoding DUF1684 domain-containing protein: protein MFGLYAGVRQLSARDPAAGHELWRSGRDELFAGHPQSPLLPDDRARFTGLDVARYDPDWRFELEVRRPDEPVRMTVDSATDGTIPFSLVGTVRLPYLGTLDVWRLAGYGGGLFLPVKDALAGTPGGTYGGGRYLIDTVKGADLGPGADGDTLVVDFNFAYNPSCAYDPSWSCPLAPEGDVLRVEVPVGERMPR from the coding sequence ATGTTCGGCCTCTACGCGGGTGTCCGCCAGCTGAGCGCGCGCGACCCGGCGGCCGGCCACGAGCTCTGGCGGTCGGGTCGCGACGAGCTCTTCGCCGGCCACCCGCAGTCGCCGCTGCTGCCCGACGACCGCGCCCGGTTCACGGGGCTCGACGTCGCGCGCTACGACCCCGACTGGCGCTTCGAGCTCGAGGTGCGCCGCCCCGACGAACCCGTGCGGATGACGGTCGACAGCGCCACCGACGGCACGATCCCCTTCTCGCTCGTCGGCACCGTCCGGCTGCCGTATCTCGGCACCCTCGACGTGTGGCGGCTCGCCGGCTACGGCGGCGGGCTCTTCCTGCCGGTGAAGGACGCCCTCGCGGGAACCCCGGGCGGCACCTACGGCGGCGGCCGCTACCTCATCGACACGGTGAAGGGCGCCGACCTCGGTCCGGGCGCCGACGGCGACACGCTCGTCGTCGACTTCAACTTCGCCTACAACCCGTCGTGCGCGTACGACCCGTCGTGGTCGTGTCCGCTCGCGCCCGAGGGTGACGTCCTGCGGGTCGAGGTGCCCGTCGGCGAACGGATGCCGCGCTGA
- a CDS encoding 5-oxoprolinase subunit B family protein: MNVRLLPSGEAALLVECGSLDEVLALHDALAADPRPGLVELVPAARTILVAVDPARLPLESVATWVRRAAASGGRADAASGPRRSTTPPARAGDDEPEPAIVRVVYDGVDLAETAALLGCSTDALVECHTAARWRVAFGGFAPGFGYLVSDDWAFEVPRLDAPRTRVPAGAVALAGAFAGVYPRESPGGWRLVGRTDADLWNPDRAEPALLAPGRRVRFEAVR, translated from the coding sequence GTGAACGTGCGCCTGCTGCCGAGCGGTGAGGCCGCGCTCCTCGTCGAGTGCGGCTCGCTCGACGAGGTGCTGGCGCTGCACGATGCGCTCGCCGCCGACCCGAGGCCCGGGCTCGTCGAGCTCGTGCCCGCCGCCCGCACGATCCTCGTCGCCGTCGACCCGGCGCGACTCCCGCTCGAGTCGGTCGCGACGTGGGTGCGCCGCGCCGCGGCCTCCGGGGGGCGGGCGGATGCGGCATCCGGACCCCGTCGTTCGACGACGCCGCCCGCCCGGGCCGGCGACGACGAACCGGAGCCCGCGATCGTGCGCGTCGTGTACGACGGTGTCGACCTCGCCGAGACCGCCGCCCTGCTCGGGTGCTCGACCGACGCCCTCGTCGAGTGCCACACCGCCGCCCGGTGGCGCGTCGCCTTCGGCGGCTTCGCGCCCGGGTTCGGCTACCTCGTGAGCGACGACTGGGCGTTCGAGGTGCCGCGGCTCGACGCCCCGCGCACCCGGGTTCCGGCGGGGGCGGTCGCGCTCGCCGGGGCGTTCGCCGGCGTGTATCCCCGCGAGAGCCCGGGCGGCTGGCGGCTCGTCGGCCGCACCGACGCCGACCTCTGGAACCCCGACCGGGCCGAGCCCGCACTGCTCGCGCCGGGACGTCGCGTGCGGTTCGAGGCGGTGCGCTGA
- a CDS encoding LamB/YcsF family protein gives MRPAIDLNSDLGESFGAWHVGDDAAMFGLVSSANVACGFHAGDPMTMLSSARRAAEHGVALGAHPGYRDLAGFGRRALDATPAEIAAELVVQLGGLDGAARVAGIRVRYVKAHGALYHRLAVDAAAAHAFVEAVAAYEASLVVLGPPVSALEQAADASGVVFAREAFVDRGYAADGSLTPRGEPGAIVDDPAAAADRALELVETGGITADDGSRLELAPDSLCLHGDTPGAVAIARAVRAALESAGCHVEAFA, from the coding sequence ATGCGGCCCGCGATCGATCTCAACAGCGACCTCGGCGAGTCGTTCGGCGCGTGGCACGTGGGCGACGACGCGGCGATGTTCGGACTCGTCTCGAGCGCGAACGTCGCGTGCGGGTTCCACGCCGGCGACCCGATGACGATGCTGTCGAGCGCACGCCGGGCCGCCGAGCACGGGGTCGCGCTCGGCGCCCACCCGGGCTACCGCGACCTCGCCGGCTTCGGCCGTCGGGCTCTCGACGCGACTCCGGCCGAGATCGCCGCCGAGCTCGTCGTGCAGCTCGGCGGGCTCGACGGCGCCGCCCGGGTGGCGGGCATCCGCGTGCGGTACGTCAAGGCGCACGGCGCCCTCTACCACCGCCTCGCCGTCGACGCCGCGGCCGCGCACGCCTTCGTCGAGGCGGTGGCCGCCTACGAGGCGTCGCTCGTCGTGCTCGGTCCGCCGGTGAGCGCCCTCGAACAGGCGGCGGATGCCTCGGGCGTCGTGTTCGCGCGGGAGGCCTTCGTCGACCGCGGCTACGCGGCCGACGGGTCGCTCACCCCGCGCGGCGAGCCGGGTGCGATCGTCGACGATCCGGCGGCGGCCGCCGACCGTGCGCTCGAACTCGTCGAGACCGGCGGCATCACGGCCGACGACGGCAGCCGCCTCGAGCTCGCCCCCGACTCGCTGTGCCTGCACGGCGACACCCCTGGTGCGGTCGCAATCGCCCGCGCGGTGCGCGCCGCGCTCGAGTCGGCCGGATGCCACGTCGAGGCGTTCGCGTGA